A DNA window from Gasterosteus aculeatus chromosome 16, fGasAcu3.hap1.1, whole genome shotgun sequence contains the following coding sequences:
- the LOC120834335 gene encoding olfactory receptor 4S2-like → MDNVSLLRFFILSGLNETNDYKVTLFTFTLLYYCMILFLNISIIIIIILDQNLHEPMYILLCSFCINGLYGSTGFYPKFLLDLFSSSQQISYEWCLLQAFVMNSFVCCEVSILAVMAYDRYLAICRPLHYQSVMTKRKVSQMICFSWFTPFCIFSINILLTSRLRLCGVNIDRLYCVNWVIVQLACYQSDTFSINVTAHFTMTIYFSHGLFIIWIYMHLIRTCAKSKDARFGSKDLLQSLQNFIAIESFLITPVMNPLVYGFKLTKIRNRILGRVFFGRNVLSWSSISNRSVGRKK, encoded by the coding sequence ATGGATAATGTTTCTTTGCTAAGATTTTTCATTCTATCAGGGCTAAACGAGACAAATGATTACAAAGTAACACTCTTTACATTCACTTTACTGTATTACTGTATGATTTTGTTTCTCAATATCTCTATCATCATAATTATTATCTTGGATCAAAACTTACATGAACccatgtacattttattgtgtagTTTTTGCATAAATGGTCTTTATGGGTCCACAGGTTTCTACCCAAAATTCCTCTTAGAcctgttttcttcctctcaaCAGATTTCCTATGAATGGTGCCTTTTGCAGGCTTTTGTCAtgaattcatttgtttgttgtgaaGTATCCATCCTAGCAGTCATGGCCTATGACAGATATCTGGCTATATGTCGACCTCTTCACTACCAGTCTGTCATGACAAAGAGGAAGGTCTCTCAGATGATATGTTTCTCCTGGTTCACACCTTTCTGCATCTTTTCCATCAATATTCTGCTGACGTCAAGACTGAGGTTATGTGGTGTAAACATTGACAGACTATATTGTGTAAACTGGGTAATTGTTCAACTTGCTTGTTATCAATCTGACACCTTTTCAATTAATGTAACTGCACATTTTACAATgaccatttatttttctcatggATTATTCATAATTTGGATTTATATGCATCTTATAAGAACTTGTGCAAAGTCCAAAGATGCGCGATTTGGCTCCAAAGATTTACTTCAGAGCCTTCAGAACTTCATTGCTATAGAATCGTTCCTCATTACTCCTGTGATGAATCCTCTAGTTTATGGATTTAAATTGACAAAGATACGAAACAGAATTCTTGGTagggttttttttggaagaaacGTACTGTCATGGAGTTCAATCTCAAATAGATCTGttgggagaaagaaatga